CGTGTCGGCACCGTGCCAGCGCAGAAACGCGTCCTGGACCGCGTCTTCGGCATCGGCAACCGAACCGAGCATCCGGTAGGCGATCGAAAACAGGCGGACCCGATTGGCTTCGAACGCATCAAGTGCCGGCGTGGACACCGATCCCTCCTGTGGCTCCAGAGTCATTCCGCCCGTCCGTCACTCCGCCGCGGCGGAGGCCGTCGCCACCGGGTGGATCGCCCGCATTCCGACCGCCAGCCGGTTCCACACATTGATGGCGCCGATCAGATAGGTCAGATCCACGCGCTCCTTTTCGGTGAAGGCGTCTTCGATGGCCCGGTAGTCTTCGTCCGGTGCACCCGTCTCCGCAAGCCGGGTGAGTGCTTCGGTCCAGGCCAGCGCCGCCCGCTCGCGGTCCGTGTAGAGCGGGGACTCCCGCCAGGCGGACAGCAGATAGAGCCGCTCCTCGCTCTCGCCCTCCGCTCGGGCGTCGCTTGTGTGCATGTGGATGCAGTAGGCGCAGCCGTTGATCTGGGAGGCGCGGGTCTTCACCAGCTCGATCAGGCTGGTCTCCAGACCGCAATTGCGGACATAGGATTCGAAAGTCCGCATGGCCTTGAGGCCTTCGGGGGAGGCTTCGGCAAAGTTCAGTCGGGGATGCATCTTGCGTTCTCCAGTCGGTATCGACACGGTCCGAACGGCCGGAGCCGTGGCGCTCGGCGCGCACGACCATGACGAGACGAATGCGCCGATTGTGACATGCGGGCGCCAGAAGGAGGCGAAGACGGAAAGGATGACGAGCGAACCGAGGTCACCCGTCGCGCTGGCGCTCGCTCCCAACGGGGGCCGGAGGACCAGGGCGGACCATTCGGCCATCCCGCTGACGCCCTCGGATCTGGCGGCGACGGCGGAAGCGGCCGCGGATGCAGGCGCCGCGATGATCCACGTCCACGTCCGCGACGGGAATGGCGGGCACCTCCTCGATGCCGACGCCTATCGCGCGGCAACGACGGCGATCCGGGAGGCCGTCGGCGACCGTCTCGTCGTCCAGATCACGACCGAGGCGCTCGGCATCTATTCGCCGGAAGAGCAGATTGCCCTGGTGCGCGATCTCCGGCCCGAGGCGGCCTCGCTGGCGCTCCGCGAGATCTGCCCCGACGAGGCCGCGGTTCCCGCCTTCGCCGACCTGATGACCTTCATGGCGCGGGAGCGGATCGTCCCGCAGATCATTCTCTATGCGCCGGAGGACGCGGTCCGGCTGGCCGCCCTTCGCGATCGGGGCGTTCTGGCGGCCGCAGACGTGCCGGTCCTTTACGTGCTCGGTCGCTACACGCCCGGACAGCGCTCTGCGCCGGCCGACCTGCTGCCCTTCCTGGCACCGGGCCAGCCCTCGTTCGGGCACTGGAGCGTTTGTGCGTTCGGGCCCCGGGAAGCGGCCTGCGTGGCCACCGGCGCCTTTCTCGGCGGCCACATGCGGGTCGGCTTCGAGAACAATCTGCACCTTCCGGACGGAACGACCGCGCCCGACAACGCGTCGATCGTCCGCGCCACGGCTGAGCTGGTCACGGCAGGCGGCCTGGAGCTCGCCACCGCCGACGACCTGCGCCGGGCGTGGCAGGCTGACTGATCGCCGTCCCCGAGGTTCCTAAACGCCCTCCCCCGCGGCCGGCGGCGGACAGAACGCCGAATGGAGCGCGTCGACGATGATCAGCACTTCCGGCCGGGTGATCCGGTAATACTGGGTGGTGCCCTCGCGGCGGGATTCCACGAGCCCGTCCGCCCTCAGCCGCATGAGCTGTTGGGACATGGGGACCTGCGCCACATCGAGCTCCGCCCGGAGCTGACTCACCGACTTTTCCTCCCGACCGAGCGCACACAGGACCAGGAGCCTCTGCGGGTGAGAGAGGCTGCGCATCAGTTCGGCCGCCTCGCCGGCGGCAGGCTTCATGTCCATTACATTCATAGTATTGAATTTAGCATTCTCTAATGTTATATGCAACTCCACGGTGATCGGCGGATCGGTCATGGGCCGCGCCCCGTCCGACCCGCCAAATCCGCAACACCGGACGTTGCGTTCGCTCAAGGATACGCCGCGCGAAAGGCCGCAAGCTGGACGCTGGTTAACTGCCCAAAAAACGCAGAACCGTAGGGAGGAACGGCCATGACAGAGGTCGTCATACTTGGTGCAGGTCTCGGTGGGGTCATCATGGCCTACGAGATCAAGGACAAGCTTCGCGGCGGCGGCAACGTCACCATCATCAACAACGGGCCGACCTATTCCTTCGTCCCGTCCAATCCCTGGGTCGCGGTCGGCTGGCGCAAAACGGCGGACGTGACCGTCGAGCTGGCGCCGATTCTCGCCAAGCGCGACATCGGCTTCCGCCCCGAAGGCGCCAGGCGCGTGCATCCGGAAGACAATCGGATCGAGCTCAACGACGGAACCGAGCTCAGCTACGACTATCTCGTGATCGCCACCGGGCCGGATCTGGCGTTCGACGAGATCGAAGGGCTCGGCCCGGAGGGCAATACCCAGTCGATCTGCATGGTCGACCATGCCGAGCGCGCCAGGACCGCATTCGACGAGCTCGTCCGCAAGCCCGGCCCGGTGGTGGTCGGCGCGGTGCAGGGCGCGTCCTGTTTCGGACCCGCCTACGAGTTCGCGTTCGTCCTCGATACCGCGCTGAGGCAGGCGAAGGTCCGCGACCAGGTGCCGATCACCTTCGTCACGCCCGAACCCTATGTCGGCCATCTCGGCCTCGACGGGGTTGGCGACACCAAGGGGCTCCTCGAGAGCGCCATGCGCGAGCATCACATCAAGTGGATCACCAACGCCCGAACGGCGAAGGTCGCCCCGGGGGTGATGCACGTGGAGGAGGTCGGCGACGACGGGGCCGTCAAGGCCGAGCACGAGCTGCCGTTCGCCTACTCGATGATGCTGCCGGCGTTTCGCGGCGTGGCCGCCGTTGCCGGCATCGACGGGCTGACCAATCCGCGCGGCTTCATCCAGATCGACAAGCACCAGCGCAACCCGGCGTTCCCGAACGTCTTCGGGATCGGGGTGTGTGTCGCCATTCCGCCGGTCGGCAAGACGCCGCTGCCCGTCGGAGTTCCGAAGACCGGCTTCATGATCGAATCCATGGTCACCGCCACGGCCCACAACATCGCGGCCCTCGTGGCCGGCGAAGAGCCCCGTGCCGTCGCCACCTGGAATGCGGTCTGTCTGGCCGATTTCGGCGACAGCGGCATCGCGTTCGTCGCCCAGCCGCAGCTCCCGCCGCGCAACGTGAACTGGTCCTCCCAGGGCCGCTGGGTCCACGCCGCCAAGATCGGTTTCGAGAAGTACTTCCTGCACAAGGTGCGCCAGGGAAAGAGCGAGACCTTCTACGAAAATCTCGCCCTGGACCTTCTTGGCGTGAAGAAGCTCAAGGACATCCACATCGAACCCGCCGAATAGACTTTCGGCCAACACCTGGAGACTGACATGACCGTTGACCGCGCCGTGATGATGTTCGCCGGCTTCGTGATCCTCGTTTCGCTGGCGCTCGGCTTTTCCGTGTCGCCGTACTGGTACCTGCTGACGGCCTTCGTCGGTCTGAACCTGATCCAGGCCTCGATGACCGGCTTCTGCCCGGCCGCCATCATCTTCAAGCGGCTCGGCATCAAGACCGGCTGCGCCTTCCAGTGACCGGCCGGCCGGACCGACCCGCGTCCGGCCGCCCCTCTTTCCGCAATGCCGGCTCCGCGCCGGCCCCATCCCTCGCCCGTTCCGGCACCCGCCGGACCGGACAACGCCGAGTTCGTGATGATGCGCGCGTCCCTTCTCGCCTTGAGCCTGCTGGCGGCAACTCCCGCAGCCGCGGCAAACCTGGTGATCGAACCGGTCGTCGTACCGGAGATGAAGGCCGTCTTCGGCCGCGTCGAGAGCCGGACCGTGACGCCGGCCCGCGCCCGCATCGGCGGAACCGTCCGCGAGATCCGCGTGACGGAGGGCAGCCAGGTCCGGAAGGACGACGTGATCGCGGTCGTGGTCGACGACAAGATCGCGATCGAGATGTCCGCCGCCGAGGCCCGGATCAAGGCGCTGGATTCCCAGATGACCAACGCCCGGACCGAACTCGGCCGGGCGAAGCAGCTCCTCGAACGCGGCGTCGCGGCCCAGAGCCGGCTGGACGAGGCGCAGACCGCCTATGACGTGATCGTCAATCAGGTCGCCGCCGCCCAGGCCGAAAAGGCCGTCATCGAACAGCGCGCACGGGAGGGCAACGTGCTCGCCCCGGCCAGCGGCCGGGTGCTGACCGTGCCCCTGACGGTCGGATCCGTCGTTCTCGCCGGCGAGGAGATCGCTCGGATCGCGAGCGGCGGCTACTTCCTGCGGCTGTCCCTTCCCGAGCGGCATGCCTCCGAGATCGAGGAAGGTCAGGCGGTCCAGATCGGACAGCGTGGCCTGTCGCCGGCGCAGGCGGCCCAGGTCGGCGCCGCCAAGGAAGGGCGGGTCGCCAAGGTCTATCCGGAAATCGAGGAGGGGCGCGTCATCGCCGACGTCGAGGTGACGACCCTCGGCGACTACTTCGTGGGCGAGCGCACGCTGGTGCGCATTCCCGTCGGCAAGCGCAGCGTCATCGCCGTGCCGCCCGGGGCCATCAAGACGGTCCACGGCATCGACTATGTGCGCATTGCCGGCGAGGCCGGCGAGCAGGATGTCGCCGTCATCATCGGCGAGCCCGTCACCATCGACGGTGCGGAGCGCATCGAGATCCTCACCGGACTGCACGCCGGCGATCAGGTGGTGCTGCCATGAAGCTCGGGATTGCCGGCGGCCTGACCAAGGCCTTCATCACATCGCCCCTCACTCCGCTTTTTCTGCTGGCCTCGTTCGCGCTCGGCATCGTCGCCCTGATCACGCTGCCGCGCGAGGAGGAGCCGCAGATCTCCGTGCCGATGGTCGAGCTCCACGTCCAGGCCAACGGTCTGAAGGCGGAAGATGCGGTCAAGCTGGTCACCGAACCCCTCGAGACGATCATCAAGAGCATCGACGGGGTCGAGCACGTCTATTCGCGCACCCAGGACGACGGGGCGGTGGTGCTGGCCCGTTTTCTGGTCGGGACCAGCCAGGACGCGGCCATCCTGCGCGTGCACGAGAAGGTGCGCGCCAACATGGACCGGATTCCAGTCGGGATTCCCGAACCGCTGATCGTCGGTCACGGCATCGACGACGTCGCCATCGTCGTCGTCACGCTGACGCCGAAGCCGGAGGCGGCCGGGCGCTGGACCGAGAACGGACTGACCCGTCTCGCCCGGGAACTCCAGATCGAGATGGCCAAGCTGCCGGATGTCGGCCTCACCTACATCGTGGGCGAGCAGCCGGAAGAACTGCGGGTGGAGCCGGATCCGGAAAAGCTCTCCCTCTACGGGGTGACGCTGCAGCAACTCTCCCAGAAGATCCGCGGCGCCAACCAGTCGGTCCAGATCGGCCGGGTGCGGGAGGAGCAGCAGCAGCGCGCGCTCGTGGCCGGGCAGACGCTGCAGACCGGCCCGGAGATCGGCAACCTGTTCCTGACCGCCCGCGACGGCCGCCCGGTCTATGTCCGCGACGTCGCCGAGGTGACGCTTGCCACCAGCCCCAATGAGGTACGCGTCAACGACGTGCGTGTGGGCGAGGGCGGCGACCTTTCACGCGTCCCCGCCGTGTCGCTGGCGATTGCCAAGCGCCCCGGCACCAACGCCGTCGTCATCGCCGAGGAGATCCTGCACCGGCTCGACCTGATGCGCGGCCAGATCCTGCCCGAGGACATCGACGTCGCCATCACCCGGGACTATGGCGAATCCGCCAACGAGAAGGCGAACGAGCTCCTGTTCCACCTGGGCCTGGCCACCGTCTCCATCGTGGTGCTGATCGGCTTCGCGATCGGCTGGCGCGAAGCGATGGTGACGCTGGTCGTCATCCCGACGACGATCCTGCTGACCCTCTTCGCCGCCAACATCATGGGCTACACCATCAACCGGGTGAGCCTGTTCGCGCTGATCTTCTCCATCGGCATCCTGGTGGACGACGCCATCGTGGTGATCGAGAACATCGCCCGGCACTGGGCGATGCGCGACGGACGATCCCGGGTCCAGGCGGCGATCGAGGCGGTCGCGGAGGTCGGCAATCCGACCATCGTGGCGACCCTGACGGTCATCGCCGCGCTGCTTCCGATGCTGTTCGTGTCCGGGCTGATGGGTCCCTACATGGCGCCGATCCCGGCCAACGCGTCGGCGGCGATGGTCTTCTCGTTCTTCGTCGCCGTGATCCTGACGCCTTGGCTGATGATGAAGTTCGGGCCGAAGGAGCCGCACGCACACACCGGCGACACCCACGGCGGCGGGACGAGCGCCCTCGGCCGCGTCTATATCGCGGTCGCCCGCCCGATCATCCGCACCCGGGTGCGCGCCTGGCTGTTCCTGATCCTGGTCGGGATCGCGACGCTGGCCTCCATGGCGCTGCTCTACACCAAGGACGTCACCGTCAAGCTGCTGCCGTTCGACAACAAGACGGAGCTGCAGGTGGTCGTCGATCTGCCGGAAGGCTCGTCCGTCGAGGACACGAACCGGGTCCTGCAGCAGGTCGTGGACCGGCTGGCGGACCTGCCGGAGGCCGTCTCTTTCCAGACCTATGCCGGCACGTCGGCGCCGTTCAATTTCAACGGCCTGGTGCGCCAGTACTATCTGCGCAGCGCGCCGGAAATGGGCGACGTCCAGGTCAATCTCCTGCCGAAGGAGGAGCGCGACCGCACCAGCCACGAGACCGCGCTGGAGATGCGTGCGCGGCTCGAGGGGCTCGACATGCCCGCCGGCACATCGCTCAAGGTGGTGGAACCGCCGCCGGGTCCGCCGGTTCTGGCGACGCTTCTGGCCGAGATCTACGGTCCGGACGCGGAGACCCGGCGCGCGGTCGCAGCCAAGGTGCGCGAAGCTTACGAGAGCGTCCCGTTCATCGTCGACGTGGACGATTCCTTCGGCACGCCGGCCGAACGGGTCCGCGTCGCCATCGATCAGGCCAATCTCGAATACTACAAGGTCGAGCAGGCCGACGTGTACGACACCGTCGGCGCGCTGTTCGGCGGGCGGACCGTGGGCTATTCCCATCGCGGCGGCGGCCGGCAGCCGATCCCGATCACCGTCGCGCTCGACAAGAGCGGCAAGGTCGTCGACGAGCGCACGCTGGCCACGCCCGTCGCCGCCAACGCCCTGCCCGGCGACCGCTCGATCGTGGAGCTCGGCGACGTGGTGGAGGTGCACCGCGAGTCGGCGTCCTAT
The DNA window shown above is from Amorphus orientalis and carries:
- a CDS encoding NAD(P)/FAD-dependent oxidoreductase; this translates as MTEVVILGAGLGGVIMAYEIKDKLRGGGNVTIINNGPTYSFVPSNPWVAVGWRKTADVTVELAPILAKRDIGFRPEGARRVHPEDNRIELNDGTELSYDYLVIATGPDLAFDEIEGLGPEGNTQSICMVDHAERARTAFDELVRKPGPVVVGAVQGASCFGPAYEFAFVLDTALRQAKVRDQVPITFVTPEPYVGHLGLDGVGDTKGLLESAMREHHIKWITNARTAKVAPGVMHVEEVGDDGAVKAEHELPFAYSMMLPAFRGVAAVAGIDGLTNPRGFIQIDKHQRNPAFPNVFGIGVCVAIPPVGKTPLPVGVPKTGFMIESMVTATAHNIAALVAGEEPRAVATWNAVCLADFGDSGIAFVAQPQLPPRNVNWSSQGRWVHAAKIGFEKYFLHKVRQGKSETFYENLALDLLGVKKLKDIHIEPAE
- a CDS encoding carboxymuconolactone decarboxylase family protein; amino-acid sequence: MHPRLNFAEASPEGLKAMRTFESYVRNCGLETSLIELVKTRASQINGCAYCIHMHTSDARAEGESEERLYLLSAWRESPLYTDRERAALAWTEALTRLAETGAPDEDYRAIEDAFTEKERVDLTYLIGAINVWNRLAVGMRAIHPVATASAAAE
- a CDS encoding efflux RND transporter permease subunit — translated: MKLGIAGGLTKAFITSPLTPLFLLASFALGIVALITLPREEEPQISVPMVELHVQANGLKAEDAVKLVTEPLETIIKSIDGVEHVYSRTQDDGAVVLARFLVGTSQDAAILRVHEKVRANMDRIPVGIPEPLIVGHGIDDVAIVVVTLTPKPEAAGRWTENGLTRLARELQIEMAKLPDVGLTYIVGEQPEELRVEPDPEKLSLYGVTLQQLSQKIRGANQSVQIGRVREEQQQRALVAGQTLQTGPEIGNLFLTARDGRPVYVRDVAEVTLATSPNEVRVNDVRVGEGGDLSRVPAVSLAIAKRPGTNAVVIAEEILHRLDLMRGQILPEDIDVAITRDYGESANEKANELLFHLGLATVSIVVLIGFAIGWREAMVTLVVIPTTILLTLFAANIMGYTINRVSLFALIFSIGILVDDAIVVIENIARHWAMRDGRSRVQAAIEAVAEVGNPTIVATLTVIAALLPMLFVSGLMGPYMAPIPANASAAMVFSFFVAVILTPWLMMKFGPKEPHAHTGDTHGGGTSALGRVYIAVARPIIRTRVRAWLFLILVGIATLASMALLYTKDVTVKLLPFDNKTELQVVVDLPEGSSVEDTNRVLQQVVDRLADLPEAVSFQTYAGTSAPFNFNGLVRQYYLRSAPEMGDVQVNLLPKEERDRTSHETALEMRARLEGLDMPAGTSLKVVEPPPGPPVLATLLAEIYGPDAETRRAVAAKVREAYESVPFIVDVDDSFGTPAERVRVAIDQANLEYYKVEQADVYDTVGALFGGRTVGYSHRGGGRQPIPITVALDKSGKVVDERTLATPVAANALPGDRSIVELGDVVEVHRESASYPIFRHNGRAAEMVQAELAGEYEAPIYGMLAVRDALDEIDWGDVPKPAIKLHGQPEDESTPTLLWDGEWEVTWVTFRDMGAAFGVAILGIYILVVAQFGSFKLPLVILTPIPLTLIGIMIGHWLFQAPFTATSMIGFIALAGIIVRNSILLADFIRHTRAPDRSLLDVLLEAGAIRFKPILLTALAAMIGAAVILTDPIFQGLAISLLFGLASSTLLTVLVIPAIYVALRGGRDPATTPSASPPETSV
- a CDS encoding 3-keto-5-aminohexanoate cleavage protein; this encodes MTSEPRSPVALALAPNGGRRTRADHSAIPLTPSDLAATAEAAADAGAAMIHVHVRDGNGGHLLDADAYRAATTAIREAVGDRLVVQITTEALGIYSPEEQIALVRDLRPEAASLALREICPDEAAVPAFADLMTFMARERIVPQIILYAPEDAVRLAALRDRGVLAAADVPVLYVLGRYTPGQRSAPADLLPFLAPGQPSFGHWSVCAFGPREAACVATGAFLGGHMRVGFENNLHLPDGTTAPDNASIVRATAELVTAGGLELATADDLRRAWQAD
- a CDS encoding efflux RND transporter periplasmic adaptor subunit — encoded protein: MMRASLLALSLLAATPAAAANLVIEPVVVPEMKAVFGRVESRTVTPARARIGGTVREIRVTEGSQVRKDDVIAVVVDDKIAIEMSAAEARIKALDSQMTNARTELGRAKQLLERGVAAQSRLDEAQTAYDVIVNQVAAAQAEKAVIEQRAREGNVLAPASGRVLTVPLTVGSVVLAGEEIARIASGGYFLRLSLPERHASEIEEGQAVQIGQRGLSPAQAAQVGAAKEGRVAKVYPEIEEGRVIADVEVTTLGDYFVGERTLVRIPVGKRSVIAVPPGAIKTVHGIDYVRIAGEAGEQDVAVIIGEPVTIDGAERIEILTGLHAGDQVVLP
- a CDS encoding ArsR/SmtB family transcription factor — translated: MKPAAGEAAELMRSLSHPQRLLVLCALGREEKSVSQLRAELDVAQVPMSQQLMRLRADGLVESRREGTTQYYRITRPEVLIIVDALHSAFCPPPAAGEGV
- a CDS encoding YgaP family membrane protein; translation: MTVDRAVMMFAGFVILVSLALGFSVSPYWYLLTAFVGLNLIQASMTGFCPAAIIFKRLGIKTGCAFQ